A single Staphylococcus muscae DNA region contains:
- a CDS encoding aspartate kinase, producing the protein MKVSKFGGSSVASAEQIKKVLNIVNSDDDRRIIIVSAPGKRHDKDIKATDLLIRLYEKVINGLDYQSKKQEILDRFDDIIRELNLQTDLLQKIDETLEQHISELADQPARLLDALKSSGENFNAQIIAAYNDSQGVPTIYMSPKDAGIIVTDEPENAQILESSYDKIEQIRHTKEKIIIPGFFGYSETNHIVTFPRGGSDITGAIVARGVHADLYENFTDVSGIFRANPTIIKSPEIINEITYREMRELSYAGFGVFHDEALQPLYRYRIPVVIKNTNRPDDPGTFIVHDREINRHRVVTGISCDKGFTSINIKKYLMNRQVGFSLKILNILAENNISYDHMPSGIDNISIIMRTSQLAGKEEKVLNEIRTQCEIDELNVEHDLAILMVVGEGMSAVVGTANKITTALAAANINLKMINQGSSEISMMFGISNKDAEAAVKACYLNCYI; encoded by the coding sequence ATGAAAGTATCTAAATTTGGTGGAAGTTCAGTCGCTTCAGCTGAACAAATTAAAAAAGTATTAAATATTGTCAATAGTGATGATGACAGACGTATTATTATCGTGTCTGCACCGGGTAAACGTCACGATAAAGACATTAAAGCAACCGATCTATTAATTAGGCTCTATGAAAAAGTGATCAATGGGTTAGACTATCAATCAAAGAAACAAGAAATTCTAGATCGGTTTGATGATATTATTCGAGAACTCAATCTTCAAACAGACTTATTACAAAAAATAGATGAGACACTCGAACAACATATCAGCGAACTAGCCGACCAGCCAGCACGTTTACTTGATGCCTTAAAATCATCTGGTGAAAACTTCAATGCTCAAATCATTGCGGCCTATAACGATTCTCAAGGTGTTCCGACTATATATATGTCTCCTAAAGACGCAGGAATCATCGTAACCGACGAACCAGAAAATGCTCAAATATTAGAATCGAGTTATGATAAAATCGAACAAATTCGTCATACGAAAGAGAAAATTATTATTCCCGGATTCTTCGGTTATTCTGAAACAAACCATATCGTGACATTTCCACGTGGTGGCTCAGATATTACTGGTGCTATCGTTGCGCGTGGTGTCCATGCGGACCTCTACGAAAACTTTACTGACGTCTCTGGGATTTTCCGAGCTAATCCTACAATTATTAAGTCACCTGAAATCATTAACGAAATTACTTACCGTGAAATGCGAGAACTTTCTTATGCAGGCTTTGGTGTCTTCCACGATGAAGCATTGCAACCTTTATATCGTTATCGCATCCCGGTTGTTATCAAAAATACAAATAGACCGGATGATCCGGGTACTTTTATTGTTCATGATAGAGAAATCAATCGCCATAGAGTTGTGACTGGCATCAGTTGTGACAAGGGATTTACAAGTATAAATATTAAGAAATATTTGATGAACAGACAGGTTGGTTTCTCATTAAAAATTTTAAATATTCTTGCAGAAAACAACATCTCATATGATCACATGCCGTCTGGTATCGATAATATCAGTATTATCATGCGTACATCTCAGCTTGCTGGTAAAGAAGAAAAAGTATTAAATGAAATTCGTACGCAATGTGAAATCGATGAGTTGAATGTTGAACACGACTTAGCTATTTTAATGGTAGTTGGAGAAGGTATGAGCGCCGTTGTGGGAACAGCTAATAAAATTACTACGGCATTAGCAGCAGCCAATATTAACTTAAAAATGATTAACCAAGGTTCATCAGAAATTTCAATGATGTTTGGTATTTCAAACAAAGATGCTGAAGCGGCAGTTAAAGCATGTTACTTAAATTGTTATATATAA
- a CDS encoding transcriptional regulator, SarA/Rot family: MKNGYKMDSEQIFFYESYRKKIISEIKKQFGLKLNDILFLYHLKSANSKRISLHKVKQSIDFSLMEVHKSLTALSEMEIIGKERSTEDERKVFITFTDEQYQRMNEILKDFDQIQKSILTES; the protein is encoded by the coding sequence ATGAAAAACGGTTACAAAATGGATTCAGAACAAATTTTTTTCTATGAATCCTATCGAAAAAAAATTATCAGCGAAATAAAAAAGCAATTCGGCCTAAAACTTAATGATATTTTGTTTCTCTATCACCTTAAATCAGCAAACAGCAAACGCATTTCACTTCATAAAGTGAAACAATCCATTGATTTTAGTCTTATGGAAGTACATAAATCATTAACTGCACTATCTGAAATGGAGATTATTGGAAAAGAACGTTCAACAGAAGATGAACGTAAAGTTTTTATCACCTTTACAGATGAGCAGTATCAAAGAATGAATGAGATACTTAAAGACTTCGATCAAATTCAAAAATCTATTTTGACAGAATCTTAA
- the nucI gene encoding thermonuclease NucI produces MMDKKLSIIIVAIIAIGVLGFQYINQSGPFSEINSSSEEETYTVKRVIDGDTIIVSKPGHEDERVRLIGVDTPETVKPNTPVQPYGKAASDFTKRHLTNQQVRLEYDREKTDRYGRTLAYVWLGDDMFNAMLAKEGLARAKFYAPNDKYRIVIEQAQKEAQKKQLNIWER; encoded by the coding sequence ATCATGGACAAAAAATTATCAATCATTATTGTAGCAATTATCGCAATTGGTGTACTGGGCTTTCAATATATCAATCAGTCAGGACCTTTTTCAGAGATAAACTCGAGTTCAGAAGAAGAGACGTATACTGTAAAACGTGTCATAGATGGCGATACGATTATTGTTAGTAAACCAGGACACGAGGATGAACGTGTTCGACTGATTGGGGTTGATACGCCAGAAACAGTCAAACCGAATACACCTGTTCAACCATATGGAAAAGCAGCATCTGACTTCACGAAGCGACATCTTACAAATCAACAAGTAAGATTGGAATACGATCGAGAAAAAACAGATCGTTACGGTCGAACACTTGCATATGTTTGGCTTGGAGACGATATGTTTAATGCTATGCTCGCAAAAGAAGGACTTGCAAGAGCAAAATTTTATGCGCCTAACGATAAGTATCGTATTGTGATTGAGCAGGCACAAAAAGAAGCGCAAAAGAAACAACTTAATATTTGGGAACGTTAA
- a CDS encoding acetate kinase has product MSKLILAINAGSSSLKFQLIEMPEEKLVTKGLIERIGLNDSIFTIEVNGEKVKDVKDIKDHEEAVNIMLDSFQKHGVINDINDIDGTGHRVVHGGETFPESALVTDKVASQIEALADLAPLHNPANLMGINAFRKLLPNIPHVAVFDTSFHQTMPESAYLYSLPYDYYKDYGIRKYGFHGTSHKYVSQRAAEMLGKPIEELRMISCHIGNGASITAIDGGESIDTSMGFTPLAGVTMGTRSGNLDPALIPFIMEKTGKTAEEVINVFNKESGLLGITGTSSDLRDIEQAANEGDERAKLALEIFASRIHKYMGTYASRMHGVDVIIFTAGVGENSDVVRARVLEGLEFMGVYWDPRKNEGLRGKEAELNYPHSPVKVLVIPTDEEVMIARDVITFGEL; this is encoded by the coding sequence ATGTCTAAGTTAATTTTGGCGATTAACGCTGGTAGTTCATCATTAAAGTTCCAATTGATTGAAATGCCGGAAGAAAAATTAGTTACTAAAGGTTTAATTGAGCGTATTGGACTTAACGATTCAATTTTTACAATTGAAGTGAATGGAGAAAAAGTCAAAGATGTAAAAGACATTAAAGACCATGAAGAAGCAGTAAACATTATGTTAGACAGCTTCCAAAAACATGGTGTTATTAATGACATCAATGATATCGACGGTACTGGTCACCGTGTTGTACATGGTGGGGAAACATTCCCAGAATCAGCACTTGTCACTGATAAAGTAGCAAGCCAAATCGAAGCTTTAGCTGACTTAGCACCTTTACACAACCCTGCAAACTTAATGGGTATTAATGCATTCAGAAAACTTTTACCTAATATCCCACACGTTGCAGTATTCGATACATCATTCCACCAAACAATGCCGGAATCAGCATATCTTTATAGCTTACCTTACGACTACTATAAAGACTATGGTATCCGTAAATATGGTTTCCACGGTACAAGCCACAAATATGTTTCACAACGTGCTGCAGAAATGCTAGGTAAACCAATTGAAGAATTACGTATGATTTCTTGTCATATTGGTAACGGTGCATCTATTACTGCTATCGATGGCGGTGAGTCAATTGATACATCAATGGGATTCACACCATTAGCAGGTGTTACAATGGGTACACGTTCAGGTAACCTTGACCCTGCGTTGATTCCATTCATTATGGAAAAAACTGGCAAAACTGCTGAAGAAGTGATCAATGTATTCAACAAAGAGTCAGGTTTATTAGGTATCACAGGTACTTCATCTGATTTGCGTGACATTGAACAAGCAGCAAACGAAGGCGATGAACGTGCAAAACTTGCTTTAGAAATCTTTGCTTCACGTATTCATAAATACATGGGTACTTATGCATCACGTATGCACGGTGTAGACGTAATCATCTTCACTGCTGGTGTGGGTGAAAACTCAGACGTTGTACGTGCACGTGTATTAGAAGGTCTAGAATTCATGGGTGTTTATTGGGACCCACGTAAAAACGAAGGATTACGCGGTAAAGAGGCTGAATTGAACTATCCTCATTCTCCAGTAAAAGTTTTAGTAATTCCAACTGACGAAGAAGTAATGATCGCGCGAGATGTAATCACATTTGGTGAATTATAA
- a CDS encoding class I SAM-dependent methyltransferase — protein MTQSPSIMEQLFQRLDEKTKALNEENGQSFIENLGLAMEHLYTNERSLLESAQFQDRRKAFQFAYLSQLQQEEVQANHQITPDTIGLVVGFLISQFEEDAKEMHIADLGSGSGHLSATIHDVLKEVTVMHHLVEVDPVLSRLSIHLANFLEIPFDVYPQDAIMPLPFEEADIVVGDLPIGYYPLDERSHQMQLGFDEGHSYAHYLFIEQAVQALKPTGYAFLVVPTQLFEGDHVKQLENFIATETEMQAFLNLPANLFKNKNAQKSILVLQRKQQGITKPVEVLLANIPDFKNPQLFQNFLAELKEWRSENH, from the coding sequence ATGACACAATCACCATCCATCATGGAGCAATTATTCCAGCGACTTGATGAAAAAACAAAAGCTTTAAACGAAGAGAATGGGCAGAGTTTTATAGAAAATTTAGGATTAGCAATGGAACATCTTTATACGAATGAGCGTTCATTGCTTGAATCTGCACAGTTTCAAGATAGACGAAAAGCATTTCAATTTGCTTATTTAAGTCAATTACAACAAGAAGAAGTACAAGCGAACCATCAGATTACGCCTGATACTATTGGTTTAGTCGTTGGTTTTCTTATTTCGCAATTTGAAGAAGATGCAAAAGAAATGCATATTGCAGATTTGGGAAGTGGTTCAGGACATCTGAGTGCCACAATTCACGATGTCTTAAAAGAAGTAACAGTGATGCATCATCTCGTAGAAGTTGATCCAGTGTTGTCACGTTTAAGTATACATCTTGCTAACTTTTTAGAAATTCCATTTGATGTTTACCCGCAAGATGCAATTATGCCATTACCTTTTGAAGAAGCGGATATCGTAGTAGGAGATTTGCCAATTGGCTATTATCCCTTAGATGAACGAAGCCATCAAATGCAGTTAGGTTTTGATGAGGGACACAGTTACGCACATTATTTATTTATTGAGCAAGCTGTTCAAGCGCTTAAGCCAACTGGTTATGCATTTCTCGTTGTTCCGACACAACTCTTTGAAGGCGATCATGTGAAACAGTTAGAAAATTTTATTGCAACAGAAACAGAAATGCAAGCATTTTTAAACCTTCCTGCTAACTTGTTTAAAAACAAGAATGCACAAAAGTCAATTCTTGTATTACAACGCAAACAGCAGGGGATTACTAAGCCTGTTGAGGTTTTATTAGCAAATATCCCTGATTTCAAGAATCCACAACTCTTCCAGAACTTCTTAGCAGAATTAAAAGAGTGGCGTTCTGAAAATCATTAA
- the tpx gene encoding thiol peroxidase produces MAQITFKQQPVDLIGDEVKVNDQAPDFKVVDQGLNPITLADYEGKKKLISVVPSIDTGVCDQQTRQFNEQANDEDGYVLTISADLPFAQKRWCASNGLDNVITLSDYQAHSFAKNYGVLMDGLMLLARAVFVLDENNKVVYKEIVPEGTDFPNFDAALEAYRNI; encoded by the coding sequence ATGGCACAAATTACATTTAAACAACAACCAGTTGATTTGATTGGAGATGAAGTGAAAGTAAACGATCAAGCACCTGATTTTAAAGTGGTAGATCAAGGTTTAAATCCAATCACATTAGCTGATTACGAAGGTAAAAAGAAATTGATTAGTGTGGTACCTTCTATTGATACAGGCGTATGTGATCAACAGACACGTCAATTTAATGAACAAGCTAACGATGAAGATGGTTACGTCTTAACAATTTCAGCGGACTTACCATTCGCCCAAAAAAGATGGTGCGCTAGCAATGGTTTAGACAATGTCATCACATTGAGTGACTATCAAGCACATTCATTCGCTAAAAATTATGGTGTGCTTATGGATGGATTAATGTTGTTAGCACGTGCAGTATTCGTTCTAGATGAAAATAACAAAGTTGTATATAAAGAAATTGTTCCAGAAGGTACAGATTTTCCAAACTTTGATGCGGCGTTAGAGGCATATCGAAATATTTAA
- a CDS encoding RDD family protein — protein MNKEKATVNTNPTQRRYEDMSSTQTSVKMSQYERDAFLYAGFGRRFFSYIIDIIILWAVKQMVLEPIFALTNMNDWQLWISYFNVANMLEAIIYFLYFVLMTRFFQQTLGKMILGIKVYTNHIEGLSWSDVLMREWIGRIISNVMLGLPYLAVIFTPKHIGVHDYFADTVVVKQKYLRQIKHQRNEMDAKSLQTRYNESEIYH, from the coding sequence ATGAATAAAGAGAAAGCAACTGTAAACACCAATCCGACACAAAGACGTTATGAAGACATGAGTTCGACTCAAACGAGCGTAAAAATGAGTCAATATGAACGAGACGCCTTTTTGTATGCAGGTTTTGGACGAAGGTTTTTTAGCTATATCATTGATATCATCATCCTTTGGGCTGTAAAACAAATGGTTTTAGAACCTATTTTTGCATTAACGAATATGAATGATTGGCAACTGTGGATTTCATATTTCAATGTTGCAAATATGTTAGAAGCCATTATATACTTTTTATATTTTGTATTGATGACACGATTCTTCCAACAAACATTAGGGAAAATGATTTTAGGCATTAAAGTGTATACCAATCATATTGAAGGATTATCGTGGTCAGATGTATTAATGCGAGAATGGATTGGTCGAATTATTTCCAATGTGATGTTAGGATTGCCATATTTAGCTGTGATTTTCACACCAAAACATATCGGTGTGCATGATTATTTTGCAGATACAGTGGTAGTTAAGCAGAAATATTTGAGACAGATTAAACATCAAAGAAATGAAATGGATGCGAAATCATTACAAACTCGTTATAATGAGAGTGAAATATATCATTAA
- the sppA gene encoding signal peptide peptidase SppA, translating into MSKRIVAIIIAAVIVLSGILTSAVTTLASSVFDSKLSMINEATSTVVEEGNSNKQIAKLSVKGEIIDMGTGGLFASGSYDHQMALKQLDAIKEDDTIKGVFLIVDSPGGSTYASDEFYQKLKEVKDSGKKVYVQMETMAASGGYYISAPADKIYAGPQSLTGSIGVISQAMDYSELLNNLGVKTNTIKSGEHKDILSPSREMTQEERDILQSINKDSYDQFIDVIVKGRHMSESKVRELADGRLYSAQQAKSNGLIDEIGYKEASMKDLKKAIKAEDAQVISFDQADMGFGSLFGAKSFLKGVRADIEQVKSILNNESQTRPMYKYEG; encoded by the coding sequence ATGTCAAAACGTATTGTAGCAATTATCATTGCGGCTGTGATTGTACTGAGTGGTATTTTGACCAGTGCAGTGACAACACTCGCTTCATCGGTGTTTGATTCCAAACTCTCAATGATTAATGAAGCAACGAGTACAGTCGTTGAAGAAGGAAATAGTAATAAACAAATTGCAAAACTGTCTGTCAAAGGTGAAATTATAGATATGGGGACTGGTGGGCTATTTGCTAGTGGAAGCTATGATCATCAAATGGCATTAAAACAGTTGGATGCAATCAAAGAAGATGACACGATTAAAGGAGTATTTTTAATTGTCGATAGCCCGGGTGGTAGTACATATGCGAGTGATGAATTTTATCAAAAATTAAAAGAAGTAAAAGATTCAGGCAAAAAGGTTTACGTACAAATGGAAACGATGGCTGCATCAGGTGGTTACTACATCTCAGCACCTGCAGATAAGATATATGCAGGCCCACAATCACTCACAGGATCAATTGGTGTGATTTCTCAGGCGATGGATTACTCAGAATTACTGAACAATCTTGGTGTAAAAACAAACACAATCAAATCAGGTGAACATAAAGATATTTTGAGCCCTTCGAGAGAAATGACACAAGAAGAACGTGATATCTTACAATCAATTAATAAAGATAGCTATGATCAATTTATTGATGTTATCGTTAAAGGTCGCCATATGTCAGAATCAAAAGTACGTGAATTAGCTGATGGGCGACTATACAGTGCACAACAAGCAAAAAGTAATGGACTCATTGATGAAATTGGCTACAAAGAAGCATCTATGAAGGATCTGAAAAAAGCGATTAAAGCAGAAGACGCGCAAGTGATTAGCTTTGATCAAGCTGATATGGGATTCGGTTCATTATTCGGTGCGAAGAGCTTTTTAAAAGGTGTTCGTGCAGATATTGAACAAGTGAAATCAATCTTAAACAATGAATCACAAACGAGACCTATGTATAAATATGAAGGGTAG
- a CDS encoding TSUP family transporter, which yields MLMEWDWTLIVIILAFGFLAAFIDAVVGGGGLISIPALLAIGLPPATALGTNKLASAFGSFTSAIRYLRSGKVDIRIVAKLFPISFIASICGAILAVYLPAALLKPLVIVILTVVLIYTLLKKDWGSIRTYQKLSLRKLIIFVIALAIIGFYDGFLGGGTGSFLMFAFLMIGFDFLSAAGNAKVLNFASNLGALLLFIYLGHVDYVYGLSMAVSMVVGSYFGAWFALKYGVGYVKVLFVVVTAILIMKNLLDYVSTHF from the coding sequence TTATTATTTTAGCTTTTGGTTTTTTAGCAGCTTTTATTGATGCGGTAGTCGGCGGTGGTGGATTGATTTCAATTCCTGCATTGCTTGCAATTGGATTGCCGCCTGCAACTGCACTTGGAACGAACAAGCTTGCCAGTGCGTTTGGATCGTTTACGAGTGCCATTCGTTATTTGCGTTCAGGTAAGGTAGATATTCGAATTGTTGCAAAGTTATTTCCGATATCGTTTATTGCGTCAATTTGTGGTGCGATACTTGCTGTCTATCTGCCTGCAGCACTATTAAAACCATTGGTTATCGTGATACTAACCGTTGTTTTAATTTATACGTTGCTAAAAAAAGATTGGGGTAGCATACGTACATATCAAAAATTGTCATTGAGAAAACTAATCATTTTTGTAATCGCGTTAGCTATAATTGGATTTTATGATGGTTTTCTCGGTGGTGGTACAGGGTCATTTCTTATGTTTGCTTTTTTAATGATTGGTTTTGACTTTTTAAGTGCGGCAGGTAATGCTAAAGTACTTAATTTTGCATCGAACTTAGGTGCATTGTTACTATTTATCTATCTTGGACATGTTGATTATGTCTACGGGCTTTCAATGGCAGTGAGTATGGTTGTGGGCTCATATTTTGGTGCATGGTTTGCATTAAAGTATGGTGTCGGTTACGTCAAAGTATTATTTGTTGTTGTGACAGCTATACTGATAATGAAAAACTTACTGGATTATGTATCGACACATTTTTAA